One window of the Populus nigra chromosome 4, ddPopNigr1.1, whole genome shotgun sequence genome contains the following:
- the LOC133692878 gene encoding 3-ketoacyl-CoA synthase 11-like, protein MRLLGICNIGLGTQSGKQLSTENITGNRYLGEDRSMILINCFFSVGGAAINLLSNKPSDSHVAKYQVIHAVRPNTAASDSSYNCVTRLEDSQGLLGITTTKDLIQEAIKTIEANLTTLGHLVLPTSEKIQFIANYIARHFLGAKVKPYVPNFMKAIDHVITHVGGKHVLDEVEKNLKLSKTDMEASRMTLYRFGNTASSSVWYGLAYAKAKGRIKKGGRVWQISFGSGFKCNSLIMKATRPVDREEKNPWSGDHNDEFPVDLKSTEGGIPYEFKPSKKI, encoded by the coding sequence ATGCGCTTGTTGGGAATATGTAATATAGGGTTAGGTACACAGAGTGGCAAGCAACTAAGCACAGAGAACATCACCGGCAACCGCTACCTGGGTGAGGATCGTTCTATGATCTTGATCAACTGCTTTTTCAGTGTTGGTGGGGCAGCCATTAATCTCCTCTCCAACAAGCCATCGGATAGCCATGTTGCCAAGTATCAGGTAATCCACGCCGTCCGTCCCAACACAGCTGCTTCTGATTCGTCCTACAACTGCGTTACACGCTTGGAAGACTCGCAAGGACTCTTAGGTATCACAACCACCAAAGATCTCATTCAAGAAGCAATCAAGACCATTGAAGCCAACTTGACCACACTAGGTCACTTAGTGCTTCCCACATCAGAAAAGATCCAGTTCATCGCAAATTACATTGCTAGGCATTTCCTCGGGGCAAAGGTCAAACCGTACGTCCCCAATTTCATGAAGGCCATTGACCACGTCATCACTCACGTCGGTGGCAAACATGTGCTCGATGAAGTGGAGAAAAACCTCAAGTTAAGTAAAACTGACATGGAAGCTTCAAGAATGACCCTGTACAGGTTTGGTAATACTGCTTCTAGTTCAGTGTGGTATGGGCTGGCATATGCCAAGGCCAAGGGCAGGATCAAGAAAGGTGGTCGTGTGTGGCAGATTTCATTTGGGTCTGGGTTTAAGTGTAACAGTTTGATCATGAAAGCAACGAGGCCTGTTGATCGTGAAGAAAAGAATCCTTGGAGTGGTGATCACAACGATGAGTTTCCTGTGGACCTGAAGAGCACCGAGGGGGGCATTCCATATGAATTTAAGCCGTCCAAAAAGATATGA
- the LOC133692833 gene encoding protein ELC — MPPSSSIEFIDTALSCTSRFALSYTDSKQKWFIRKHLLSLIQDYPTFTLSSNTFFHDDGTTVNLLYATGHLHVANHTPSIPLTIWIHENYPCMPPMVYVLSDSTSPIHQDHPFVHSSGATSSPYLQTWVFPRCHLTELVHNLVKIFSHDHPFVYSPAASFTHPSLVSKMEALDRLSGMLHYDTIVLLAQNEEEMEDLSNLQSEMVRRDDIITSMIMGLEHERMNLKHRAMNLMNQADVLVNWLRVNDAKSLVTKLEGEMDDDDAFEAGDEDSKLLIEFLAADSAIEDSMYALDKAVEHGVVSFEAYLRQVRMLAREQFFFRSKLVKLRGPSILH, encoded by the coding sequence ATGCCACCCTCATCCTCGATCGAATTCATTGACACCGCACTTTCTTGCACGAGCCGCTTCGCATTATCCTATACAGACTCTAAACAAAAATGGTTCATCAGAAAACACCTCCTTTCTTTAATCCAAGATTACCCCACTTTCACCCTCTCATCCAATACTTTCTTTCACGATGATGGCACCACTGTGAACCTTCTATATGCCACTGGCCATCTCCATGTCGCCAATCATACTCCTTCTATACCTCTCACAATCTGGATCCATGAAAACTATCCTTGCATGCCTCCTATGGTCTATGTTTTATCAGATTCTACGTCTCCAATTCATCAAGACCACCCCTTTGTTCACTCTTCTGGTGCGACCTCTTCTCCTTACCTGCAAACTTGGGTATTCCCCAGATGCCACCTCACTGAACTCGTGCACAACCTTGTCAAGATTTTCTCTCATGACCATCCTTTCGTTTACTCTCCGGCAGCTAGTTTTACCCATCCCTCTCTTGTCTCTAAGATGGAGGCTCTCGATCGGCTTTCAGGAATGCTTCACTATGACACAATTGTCTTGCTGGCCCAAAATGAAGAGGAAATGGAGGATTTATCTAATTTGCAATCCGAAATGGTAAGAAGAGATGATATCATCACGAGTATGATTATGGGACTTGAACATGAAAGAATGAACTTGAAACATAGAGCCATGAATTTGATGAACCAAGCTGATGTCCTAGTGAACTGGTTGCGAGTTAATGATGCAAAATCACTCGTGACAAAGTTAGAGGGTGaaatggatgatgatgatgcatttGAAGCTGGCGATGAAGATTCAAAATTGTTGATAGAATTCTTGGCCGCGGATAGTGCCATAGAGGATTCAATGTATGCGTTGGACAAGGCAGTCGAGCACGGAGTGGTAAGTTTTGAAGCATACTTAAGGCAGGTAAGAATGCTGGCAAGAGAGCAGTTCTTTTTTAGATCTAAGCTTGTAAAATTGAGAGGTCCTAGCATACTCCATTAG
- the LOC133692297 gene encoding uncharacterized protein LOC133692297 isoform X1 produces the protein MVNEALQHVPNSDGNKNIDQVNQIRDSLAIMGDNSTAFSLPQPHLQRTKLCDLKDGELDPIYVKKREQLKELVASIIRPKIVQGKSLNGKEFVAFLEQILEALNKGEIPSTGSLVEVFNKGILERCLKLYSEMMAKLRLPLPEKSLQNVHDSSKGETMKSFDEQHFGRHHAKRSVMQLDEEIEKVYKNFIMANEYQSAKLCEALYTRCEDRMDQLQVLRLPSMAKFNAGFLQCNQSFERECVGPSKANYENRMIKMMGKSKSSFIKEYNHRLFNWLVAFSLVMVVVGRFIIKFILIEIGAWILFIFLETYTRMFWSAESLYYNPVWHFIVATWETLVYSPILDLDRWAIPLGFVVAILVVYWRCYGGRKNGSRWLLPLYNNHKGGTDRPRTD, from the exons ATGGTGAACGAAGCCCTCCAACATGTTCCTAACAGTGATG GGAACAAAAATATTGATCAG GTTAATCAGATCCGAGACTCATTGGCTATTATGGGTGATAACAGCACCGCCTTTAGCTTGCCACAA CCTCATCTCCAGCGAACAAAGCTTTGTGACCTGAAGGATGGTGAGCTCGATCCTATATATGTTAAGAAGAGGGAGCAGTTAAAAGAACTTGTTGCTAGCATTATTCGTCCAAAGATTGTGCAGGGTAAATCTCTAAATGGAAAGGAGTTTGTAGCTTTCTTGGAGCAG ATACTCGAAGCTTTGAATAAAGGAGAGATCCCATCAACAGGCTCTCTGGTGGAGGTTTTCAATAAGGGTATTCTTGAGCGATGTTTGAAGTTATACAGTGAAATGATGGCAAAGTTACGCTTGCCACTTCCTGAGAAATCTCTGCAAAATGTCCATGACAGCTCTAAAGGGGAAACAATGAAATCTTTTGATGAACAACATTTTGGCCGTCACCATGCGAAGAGATCTGTCATGCAGCTGGATGAAGAAATAGAGAAG GTTTATAAGAATTTCATAATGGCAAATGAGTATCAATCAGCAAAGCTCTGTGAGGCACTGTATACCAGATGTGAGGACAGAATGGACCAGCTTCAGGTTCTCAGACTTCCTTCCATGGCAAAATTCAATGCAGGCTTCCTGCAATGCAACCAAAGTTTTGAACGGGAGTGTGTTGGACCTTCAAAGGCAAATTATGAGAATCGAATGATTAAG ATGATGGGGAAATCAAAATCTTCATTTATAAAGGAATACAACCACAGGCTATTCAATTGGTTGGTGGCCTTCTCCCTCGTCATGGTGGTAGTGGGCCGGTTTATTATCAAGTTTATTTTGATAGAAATTGGTGCATGGATACTTTTTATCTTCTTAGAGACCTACACGAGGATGTTCTGGTCTGCAGAGTCTCTCTATTACAACCCAGTTTGGCATTTTATTGTTGCAACCTGGGAAACACTTGTCTACAGCCCTATCCTTGATTTGGACAG ATGGGCAATACCACTTGGTTTCGTGGTGGCGATTTTGGTAGTATATTGGCGATGTTATGGTGGAAGGAAAAATGGGTCACGCTGGCTGTTACCTTTATACAATAATCATAAAGGGGGCACTGATAGGCCAAGAACAGACTAA
- the LOC133692297 gene encoding uncharacterized protein LOC133692297 isoform X2 — MKISCWILILWLLLCILASGSLSIDNFNQAFPIIEPDPGHTKLRLSSEGLEAIKRITNPIAAVSVIGPYRSGKSFLLNQLLSLSCYEGFGVGHMRDTKTKGIWVWGTPLELDINGVKTSVFYLDTEGFESIGKSNVYDDRIFALATVLSSVIIYNLPETIREADISRLSFAVELAEEFYGRSTGQDVAFEPAKLLWLIQRDFLQGKSVQQMVNEALQHVPNSDGNKNIDQVNQIRDSLAIMGDNSTAFSLPQPHLQRTKLCDLKDGELDPIYVKKREQLKELVASIIRPKIVQGKSLNGKEFVAFLEQILEALNKGEIPSTGSLVEVFNKGILERCLKLYSEMMAKLRLPLPEKSLQNVHDSSKGETMKSFDEQHFGRHHAKRSVMQLDEEIEKVYKNFIMANEYQSAKLCEALYTRCEDRMDQLQVLRLPSMAKFNAGFLQCNQSFERECVGPSKANYENRMIKMMGKSKSSFIKEYNHRLFNWLVAFSLVMVVVGRFIIKFILIEIGAWILFIFLETYTRMFWSAESLYYNPVWHFIVATWETLVYSPILDLDRWAIPLGFVVAILVVYWRCYGGRKNGSRWLLPLYNNHKGGTDRPRTD; from the exons ATGAAGATTTCTTGTTGGATTTTGATTCTATGGCTTCTTCTTTGCATTCTCGCATCTGGGTCTCTTTCAATTGACAATTTTAACCAAGC GTTTCCTATCATTGAACCTGATCCTGGCCATACAAAACTTCGTCTTTCAAGTGAAGGCTTGGAAGCCATCAAACGAATAACAAACCCAATTGCTGCTGTTTCT GTAATCGGTCCATATCGCTCTGGAAAATCTTTTCTGCTCAATCAGCTTCTTTCCCTTTCTTGTTACGAAG GTTTTGGTGTTGGACATATGCGTGACACAAAGACCAAAG GGATTTGGGTCTGGGGAACCCCGCTTGAATTGGACATCAATGGAGTGAAAACTTCTGTGTTTTACCTTGATACAGAGGGATTTGAAAGTATTGGGAAATCTAATGTTTATGACGATCG GATTTTTGCTTTGGCAACTGTTTTGAGCTCTGTGATTATTTATAATCTGCCTGAGACG ATCCGAGAAGCTGACATATCTCGTCTGTCATTTGCTGTTGAGCTTGCTGAAGAATTTTATGGAAGGTCCACA GGCCAAGATGTTGCATTTGAACCTGCAAAACTTCTATGGCTTATCCAGCGTGATTTTCTAC AGGGGAAGTCAGTGCAACAAATGGTGAACGAAGCCCTCCAACATGTTCCTAACAGTGATG GGAACAAAAATATTGATCAG GTTAATCAGATCCGAGACTCATTGGCTATTATGGGTGATAACAGCACCGCCTTTAGCTTGCCACAA CCTCATCTCCAGCGAACAAAGCTTTGTGACCTGAAGGATGGTGAGCTCGATCCTATATATGTTAAGAAGAGGGAGCAGTTAAAAGAACTTGTTGCTAGCATTATTCGTCCAAAGATTGTGCAGGGTAAATCTCTAAATGGAAAGGAGTTTGTAGCTTTCTTGGAGCAG ATACTCGAAGCTTTGAATAAAGGAGAGATCCCATCAACAGGCTCTCTGGTGGAGGTTTTCAATAAGGGTATTCTTGAGCGATGTTTGAAGTTATACAGTGAAATGATGGCAAAGTTACGCTTGCCACTTCCTGAGAAATCTCTGCAAAATGTCCATGACAGCTCTAAAGGGGAAACAATGAAATCTTTTGATGAACAACATTTTGGCCGTCACCATGCGAAGAGATCTGTCATGCAGCTGGATGAAGAAATAGAGAAG GTTTATAAGAATTTCATAATGGCAAATGAGTATCAATCAGCAAAGCTCTGTGAGGCACTGTATACCAGATGTGAGGACAGAATGGACCAGCTTCAGGTTCTCAGACTTCCTTCCATGGCAAAATTCAATGCAGGCTTCCTGCAATGCAACCAAAGTTTTGAACGGGAGTGTGTTGGACCTTCAAAGGCAAATTATGAGAATCGAATGATTAAG ATGATGGGGAAATCAAAATCTTCATTTATAAAGGAATACAACCACAGGCTATTCAATTGGTTGGTGGCCTTCTCCCTCGTCATGGTGGTAGTGGGCCGGTTTATTATCAAGTTTATTTTGATAGAAATTGGTGCATGGATACTTTTTATCTTCTTAGAGACCTACACGAGGATGTTCTGGTCTGCAGAGTCTCTCTATTACAACCCAGTTTGGCATTTTATTGTTGCAACCTGGGAAACACTTGTCTACAGCCCTATCCTTGATTTGGACAG ATGGGCAATACCACTTGGTTTCGTGGTGGCGATTTTGGTAGTATATTGGCGATGTTATGGTGGAAGGAAAAATGGGTCACGCTGGCTGTTACCTTTATACAATAATCATAAAGGGGGCACTGATAGGCCAAGAACAGACTAA